The proteins below are encoded in one region of Hordeum vulgare subsp. vulgare chromosome 3H, MorexV3_pseudomolecules_assembly, whole genome shotgun sequence:
- the LOC123443681 gene encoding CBL-interacting protein kinase 8 isoform X2: MVGGGGGGALRRVGKYEVGRTIGEGTFAKVKFAQNTETGESVAMKVLDRSSILKHKMVDQIKREISIMKLVRHPNVVRLHEVLASRKRIFIILEFITGGELFDKIIRHGRLGEADARKYFQQLIDGVDFCHSKGVYHRDLKPENLLLDSQGNLKISDFGLSAWPAQGAALLRTTCGTPNYVAPEVLSHKGYDGALADTWSCGVILYVLLAGYLPFDEVDLTTLYGKIESAEYSFPAVFPSGAKSLIRRILDPSPDTRIRIDEIRKDEWFKKNYEPVREVENEEVNLDDVNAAFDDPEEDSEHTFDDEAGPLTLNAFDLIILSQGLNLSALFDRRQDYGKLQNRFLSYKPANVILSSMEVVAQSMGFKTHIRNYKMRVEGPNANKTSHLTIMLQIFEVAPSIFMVELERSAGDTSEYNKFINNYCSKLDDIIWKISAEKGKSRTSRLSKR; encoded by the exons ATGgttgggggaggagggggaggggcgctGCGGCGGGTGGGGAAGTACGAGGTCGGGCGGACCATCGGGGAGGGGACGTTCGCCAAGGTCAAGTTCGCGCAGAACACGGAGACAGGGGAGAGCGTCGCCATGAAGGTGCTCGATCGCTCCTCCATCCTCAAGCACAAGATGGTGGATCAG atcaagagagagatatcCATAATGAAGCTTGTGAGGCATCCCAATGTGGTCAGATTACACGAG GTTTTGGCGAGCCGAAAGAGGATATTTATAATCTTGGAGTTCATCACTGGTGGTGAACTATTTGACAAAATT ATTCGTCATGGGAGACTCGGTGAAGCCGATGCACGTAAATACTTTCAGCAGCTTATTGATGGTGTTGATTTTTGCCACAGCAAAGGAGTCTACCATCGAGATCTAAAG CCTGAAAATCTTCTCCTTGATTCCCAAGGAAATCTTAAAATTTCAGACTTTGGACTCAGTGCATGGCCTGCACAG GGAGCTGCCCTTCTACGTACTACCTGTGGAACCCCAAACTATGTTGCCCCAGAG GTTCTTAGTCATAAAGGATATGATGGAGCACTTGCTGATACATGGTCATGTGGAGTTATTCTATATGTCCTGTTGGCAGGTTATCTTCCCTTCGATGAAGTAGATTTGACTACGCTTTATGGGAAG ATTGAGAGCGCAGAATATTCATTCCCAGCTGTGTTTCCAAGTGGCGCTAAGTCACTGATACGTAGAATTCTGGATCCTAGCCCAGATACA CGAATCAGGATAGACGAGATCAGAAAGGATGAATGGTTTAAGAAAAATTATGAACCTGTCAGAGAAGTAGAAAATGAAGAAGTCAATCTTGATGATGTTAATGCAGCTTTTGATGATCCTGAG GAGGACAGTGAACATACTTTTGACGATGAAGCAGGCCCTTTGACACTCAATGCATTCGATCTAATTATTCTATCTCAAGGGTTGAACCTTTCGGCCCTATTTGATCGCCGACAG GACTATGGCAAGCTTCAAAATAGATTTTTATCATACAAACCAGCAAATGTTATATTGTCAAGTATGGAGGTTGTTGCTCAATCCATGGGGTTTAAGACACATATTCGCAATTATAAG ATGAGGGTGGAAGGTCCAAATGCGAACAAGACTAGCCATCtcacaattatgcttcaa ATTTTTGAAGTTGCCCCGTCAATCTTTATGGTGGAATTAGAGAGATCTGCTGGAGATACTTCAGAGTATAATAAG TTCATAAACAACTACTGCTCCAAATTAGATGACATCATCTGGAAAATTTCTGCTGAGAAGGGAAAATCGAGGACATCCCGGCTATCGAAGCGCTAA
- the LOC123443681 gene encoding CBL-interacting protein kinase 8 isoform X1 — MVGGGGGGALRRVGKYEVGRTIGEGTFAKVKFAQNTETGESVAMKVLDRSSILKHKMVDQIKREISIMKLVRHPNVVRLHEVLASRKRIFIILEFITGGELFDKIIRHGRLGEADARKYFQQLIDGVDFCHSKGVYHRDLKPENLLLDSQGNLKISDFGLSAWPAQGAALLRTTCGTPNYVAPEVLSHKGYDGALADTWSCGVILYVLLAGYLPFDEVDLTTLYGKIESAEYSFPAVFPSGAKSLIRRILDPSPDTRIRIDEIRKDEWFKKNYEPVREVENEEVNLDDVNAAFDDPEEDSEHTFDDEAGPLTLNAFDLIILSQGLNLSALFDRRQDYGKLQNRFLSYKPANVILSSMEVVAQSMGFKTHIRNYKMRVEGPNANKTSHLTIMLQIFEVAPSIFMVELERSAGDTSEYNKVKTCYSFFSLRKRKDSAFHFIEKGDSLAVHASEEEAHMLFF; from the exons ATGgttgggggaggagggggaggggcgctGCGGCGGGTGGGGAAGTACGAGGTCGGGCGGACCATCGGGGAGGGGACGTTCGCCAAGGTCAAGTTCGCGCAGAACACGGAGACAGGGGAGAGCGTCGCCATGAAGGTGCTCGATCGCTCCTCCATCCTCAAGCACAAGATGGTGGATCAG atcaagagagagatatcCATAATGAAGCTTGTGAGGCATCCCAATGTGGTCAGATTACACGAG GTTTTGGCGAGCCGAAAGAGGATATTTATAATCTTGGAGTTCATCACTGGTGGTGAACTATTTGACAAAATT ATTCGTCATGGGAGACTCGGTGAAGCCGATGCACGTAAATACTTTCAGCAGCTTATTGATGGTGTTGATTTTTGCCACAGCAAAGGAGTCTACCATCGAGATCTAAAG CCTGAAAATCTTCTCCTTGATTCCCAAGGAAATCTTAAAATTTCAGACTTTGGACTCAGTGCATGGCCTGCACAG GGAGCTGCCCTTCTACGTACTACCTGTGGAACCCCAAACTATGTTGCCCCAGAG GTTCTTAGTCATAAAGGATATGATGGAGCACTTGCTGATACATGGTCATGTGGAGTTATTCTATATGTCCTGTTGGCAGGTTATCTTCCCTTCGATGAAGTAGATTTGACTACGCTTTATGGGAAG ATTGAGAGCGCAGAATATTCATTCCCAGCTGTGTTTCCAAGTGGCGCTAAGTCACTGATACGTAGAATTCTGGATCCTAGCCCAGATACA CGAATCAGGATAGACGAGATCAGAAAGGATGAATGGTTTAAGAAAAATTATGAACCTGTCAGAGAAGTAGAAAATGAAGAAGTCAATCTTGATGATGTTAATGCAGCTTTTGATGATCCTGAG GAGGACAGTGAACATACTTTTGACGATGAAGCAGGCCCTTTGACACTCAATGCATTCGATCTAATTATTCTATCTCAAGGGTTGAACCTTTCGGCCCTATTTGATCGCCGACAG GACTATGGCAAGCTTCAAAATAGATTTTTATCATACAAACCAGCAAATGTTATATTGTCAAGTATGGAGGTTGTTGCTCAATCCATGGGGTTTAAGACACATATTCGCAATTATAAG ATGAGGGTGGAAGGTCCAAATGCGAACAAGACTAGCCATCtcacaattatgcttcaa ATTTTTGAAGTTGCCCCGTCAATCTTTATGGTGGAATTAGAGAGATCTGCTGGAGATACTTCAGAGTATAATAAGGTCAAGACATgttattcttttttttctttgagaaAACGCAAAGACTCTGCGTTTCATTTCATTGAAAAGGGAGATAGTTTAGCAGTACACGCCTCTGAGGAGGAGGCTCACATGTTATTCTTTTAG